A window of Hyperolius riggenbachi isolate aHypRig1 chromosome 1, aHypRig1.pri, whole genome shotgun sequence contains these coding sequences:
- the CDC34 gene encoding ubiquitin-conjugating enzyme E2 R1 isoform X1 has translation MARQVMPVPSSQKALLLELKGLQEEPVEGFRVTLVDEGDLYNWEVAIFGPPNTFYEEGYFKAHLKFPIDYPYSPPTFRFLTKMWHPNIYENGDVCISILHPPIDDPQSGELPSERWNPTQNVRTILLSVISLLNEPNTFSPANVDASVMYRRWKESKGHDKEYTDIIRKQVLNTKADAEMDGVKVPTTLAEYCVKTKVAAPDEGSDLLYDDYYEDDDMEEEADSCYEDQDDSGNEES, from the exons ATGGCCCGGCAAGTGATGCCGGTGCCCAGCTCCCAGAAGGCGCTACTGTTAGAACTAAAGGGGCTGCAGGAGGAGCCAGTGGAGGGGTTCCGGGTCACCCTGGTGGATGAGGGGGATCTGTACAACTGGGAGGTGGCAATATTTGGGCCCCCCAACACCTTCTACGAGGAGGGGTACTTCAAG gctcACCTAAAATTCCCAATAGATTATCCATATTCTCCTCCTACATTCCGATTCCTTACAAAGATGTGGCACCCAAACATCTATGAG AATGGAGATGTGTGTATTTCGATTTTGCATCCTCCAATAGATGACCCCCAAAGTGGAGAACTTCCTTCTGAGCGTTGGAACCCTACTCAGAATGTGCG TACAATCCTACTCAGCGTGATATCTCTATTGAATGAACCAAACACTTTCTCTCCGGCTAACGTGGATGCCTCTGTTATGTACCGAAGATGGAAAGAAAGCAAGGGGCATGATAAAGAGTACACAGACATTATTCG GAAGCAAGTTCTCAATACAAAAGCAGACGCAGAGATGGATGGTGTAAAGGTTCCTACTACTCTGGCGGAATACTGTGTGAAAACAAAGGTAGCAGCTCCAGATGAGGGATCTGACCTTTTATATGATGACTACTATGAGGATGATGATATGGAGGAAGAGGCTGATAGTTGTTATGAAGACCAGGATGATTCTGGCAATGAAGAATCTTGA
- the CDC34 gene encoding ubiquitin-conjugating enzyme E2 R1 isoform X2: protein MARQVMPVPSSQKALLLELKGLQEEPVEGFRVTLVDEGDLYNWEVAIFGPPNTFYEEGYFKAHLKFPIDYPYSPPTFRFLTKMWHPNIYENGDVCISILHPPIDDPQSGELPSERWNPTQNVRKQVLNTKADAEMDGVKVPTTLAEYCVKTKVAAPDEGSDLLYDDYYEDDDMEEEADSCYEDQDDSGNEES from the exons ATGGCCCGGCAAGTGATGCCGGTGCCCAGCTCCCAGAAGGCGCTACTGTTAGAACTAAAGGGGCTGCAGGAGGAGCCAGTGGAGGGGTTCCGGGTCACCCTGGTGGATGAGGGGGATCTGTACAACTGGGAGGTGGCAATATTTGGGCCCCCCAACACCTTCTACGAGGAGGGGTACTTCAAG gctcACCTAAAATTCCCAATAGATTATCCATATTCTCCTCCTACATTCCGATTCCTTACAAAGATGTGGCACCCAAACATCTATGAG AATGGAGATGTGTGTATTTCGATTTTGCATCCTCCAATAGATGACCCCCAAAGTGGAGAACTTCCTTCTGAGCGTTGGAACCCTACTCAGAATGTGCG GAAGCAAGTTCTCAATACAAAAGCAGACGCAGAGATGGATGGTGTAAAGGTTCCTACTACTCTGGCGGAATACTGTGTGAAAACAAAGGTAGCAGCTCCAGATGAGGGATCTGACCTTTTATATGATGACTACTATGAGGATGATGATATGGAGGAAGAGGCTGATAGTTGTTATGAAGACCAGGATGATTCTGGCAATGAAGAATCTTGA